A single window of Candidatus Neomarinimicrobiota bacterium DNA harbors:
- a CDS encoding Na+/H+ antiporter NhaC family protein, protein MLIRLLILFFVILFPVNAVVNAQDSASNLQIEAPDYTLTNVEFEFSLKVVDEYGEIDRAASGELSLEGFVVEDEDGKFTKPVIFQITHGEFSIDNAVFQNSGDNSIEVWFNGSAVRKSVTTLPGILSIAPPLIAIGLAILFREVLISLFAGVWIGALFLSGFNPFKGFLLTINDYIVPALADRDHVAVVLFSMSLGGMVGIISRNGGMFGVVEKISKYAKTARSGQIATLGMGLLIFFDDYSNTLLVGNTMRPFTDKLRISREKLSFIVDATAAPIASVAFVSTWIGFQNGLIGEGFKNIGLDRDPYITFLQSIPYSFYAILMLALILITAIRKKDFGPMLRAEKRAASTGKVLRDGATPLAGGDLSELEIPDDIPKKWHNALIPIGFVIFTVISGLYFNGKSALGDSAGDMKIYQIIGAADSFTVLMWAAFGGSLLAGVMSLGQRILTLQETVDAYLNGLKSMVLAMVILVLAWSLGAIAADLSTADYVLYLTRGLFSPHFLPAMTFIVAALIAFSTGTSWGTMAILIPIVIPMAYHLPIEAGYDAALLESIFLGTIAAVLSGACFGDHCSPISDTTIMSSMASGADHIDHVKTQMPYAVLVAAVAVVAGYIPAGFNVNPLFSIVAGVGAIYAFHRYMAKPVSLSEGRAEQPEKVSA, encoded by the coding sequence ATGCTGATCAGACTGCTTATATTATTTTTCGTTATTTTGTTTCCGGTAAACGCTGTCGTGAATGCTCAGGACAGCGCATCAAATCTCCAAATTGAGGCTCCCGATTATACATTAACAAACGTAGAATTTGAATTTTCGCTGAAGGTTGTCGATGAGTACGGTGAGATTGACCGAGCTGCATCGGGAGAGTTATCTCTGGAAGGATTCGTGGTGGAAGACGAGGACGGTAAGTTCACAAAACCGGTAATTTTTCAGATTACCCACGGTGAGTTTTCCATAGACAATGCTGTTTTTCAGAACAGCGGAGACAACAGCATTGAAGTTTGGTTCAACGGCTCGGCCGTCAGAAAAAGTGTCACGACTTTACCCGGTATTTTGAGCATCGCTCCGCCGCTCATCGCTATCGGGCTTGCGATATTATTTCGGGAAGTTCTTATAAGTCTGTTCGCCGGTGTTTGGATAGGGGCGTTATTCCTTTCGGGATTTAATCCTTTTAAGGGATTCCTTCTGACTATCAATGATTATATCGTGCCGGCTCTGGCAGACAGAGACCATGTGGCGGTAGTCTTATTCAGCATGAGTTTGGGCGGAATGGTGGGAATTATTTCTCGAAACGGCGGTATGTTCGGCGTAGTGGAAAAGATCTCGAAATACGCTAAAACCGCGCGGTCCGGGCAGATTGCCACGCTGGGGATGGGACTGCTTATCTTCTTTGATGATTACTCCAATACCCTCCTTGTGGGAAATACAATGCGTCCTTTTACGGATAAATTACGAATATCCCGTGAAAAACTTTCTTTCATCGTGGATGCAACTGCGGCGCCGATTGCGTCGGTAGCATTCGTGAGTACCTGGATCGGGTTTCAAAATGGACTCATAGGAGAAGGGTTCAAGAATATCGGTTTGGACAGAGATCCGTACATTACTTTTCTTCAGTCGATTCCTTACAGCTTTTACGCGATATTAATGCTTGCTCTAATACTGATAACCGCAATCCGGAAAAAAGATTTCGGTCCTATGCTCAGAGCGGAAAAACGCGCAGCCTCAACAGGTAAAGTTCTTCGGGACGGCGCCACCCCATTAGCAGGAGGGGATCTGAGCGAACTGGAAATACCGGATGATATTCCCAAGAAATGGCATAACGCGCTCATACCGATAGGTTTTGTCATATTTACGGTGATCTCAGGGCTATATTTCAATGGAAAGTCTGCTTTAGGCGATTCAGCCGGGGATATGAAAATCTACCAAATCATAGGAGCGGCGGACTCTTTCACAGTTCTGATGTGGGCTGCGTTTGGAGGTTCTCTTTTAGCAGGCGTGATGAGTTTAGGTCAGAGGATTCTAACGCTTCAGGAGACCGTTGACGCCTATCTGAACGGACTCAAGTCAATGGTTCTTGCTATGGTCATACTCGTCCTGGCATGGTCACTGGGCGCTATCGCGGCAGACCTTTCAACTGCGGACTACGTTCTATATCTTACGCGAGGATTATTTTCGCCGCATTTCCTTCCTGCGATGACTTTTATCGTTGCTGCATTAATAGCCTTTTCAACAGGTACATCATGGGGAACTATGGCGATTCTCATACCGATAGTGATTCCTATGGCTTATCACCTTCCCATAGAAGCGGGCTATGATGCCGCATTATTGGAGTCCATATTTCTCGGTACGATAGCGGCTGTTCTTTCAGGGGCGTGTTTTGGGGATCATTGTTCACCCATTTCAGATACTACTATAATGTCCTCGATGGCATCAGGGGCGGATCACATTGATCATGTTAAAACTCAAATGCCGTATGCTGTCCTCGTAGCTGCAGTGGCTGTTGTGGCGGGATATATTCCGGCGGGATTCAACGTGAATCCGCTCTTCTCAATCGTAGCAGGCGTCGGCGCTATCTACGCCTTTCACCGCTATATGGCAAAACCGGTGAGTTTATCAGAAGGTAGGGCAGAACAGCCGGAGAAAGTTTCCGCTTAA
- a CDS encoding HlyC/CorC family transporter, producing MLEILLVGIGLFLSAFFSMAETVFVTVNKIQLEVQLKRKIRGAKSAVGFLDKPESFLSTTLVGTDMANILTTSFATVILIGYMPSWAALIVTSIVILIFGEILPKTIGRETAGVTVTKIAPLLKVTQFILYPVIALIQLLGKFSFFRKEGESEIQQAFSKDDLRVLFSHVEEQGYMEEREGRIISNLLSFNEVTAGEAMIPRTQIAAIPSGLSRSEIIEEFSKTHHSKLLVYEETIDKMMGVILLKDLFDMATDKPPKIRTVKFIPESKPADEVMEEMQQEKQSVVVVVDEYGGTAGILTIEDIVEEIFGEMDFSLQSDSTPYRKLPNGDIIINGEAELDLLREELGIEFPNGEYETLAGLLTFHTGKIPAKGDKVLIGNKVYEIIRVTPRAVKKVILKKST from the coding sequence TTGTTAGAAATTTTGTTGGTGGGCATCGGCTTATTTTTGTCCGCTTTCTTTTCCATGGCGGAGACGGTATTTGTCACCGTGAATAAAATCCAACTCGAAGTTCAGCTTAAGAGAAAGATCAGAGGGGCTAAGTCCGCCGTTGGTTTTCTTGACAAACCGGAGTCTTTTTTAAGCACTACCCTTGTCGGCACTGATATGGCCAATATTCTAACAACTTCTTTCGCCACAGTTATCTTAATCGGATATATGCCGAGCTGGGCGGCGCTCATCGTCACAAGTATTGTCATACTCATATTCGGTGAAATACTTCCAAAGACTATCGGGAGGGAAACAGCCGGTGTAACCGTCACAAAAATCGCTCCGCTGCTGAAAGTTACCCAATTTATTTTATATCCTGTCATCGCTCTGATTCAATTGTTGGGGAAGTTCAGTTTTTTCCGCAAAGAAGGAGAAAGCGAGATTCAACAGGCATTTTCGAAAGATGATCTGCGAGTTCTTTTCTCTCATGTTGAAGAACAGGGCTATATGGAAGAGCGCGAAGGGAGGATTATTTCCAATCTGCTAAGTTTCAATGAGGTCACTGCCGGCGAAGCTATGATTCCGAGAACACAAATTGCCGCCATCCCTTCAGGCCTCTCCCGCTCGGAAATAATTGAGGAATTCAGCAAGACACATCACTCCAAATTGCTTGTTTACGAGGAAACTATCGATAAAATGATGGGTGTTATTCTTTTAAAAGACCTCTTCGATATGGCGACCGATAAACCTCCTAAAATTCGTACAGTTAAGTTTATACCCGAATCCAAACCCGCGGATGAAGTAATGGAAGAGATGCAGCAGGAAAAACAGAGCGTAGTAGTTGTCGTCGACGAATACGGCGGAACTGCCGGTATCCTTACCATTGAAGACATCGTGGAGGAAATTTTCGGAGAGATGGACTTCAGCCTTCAATCGGATTCCACACCTTACCGCAAACTCCCCAACGGAGACATAATAATTAACGGCGAAGCGGAGCTTGACCTTCTCAGAGAGGAACTCGGCATCGAATTCCCCAACGGTGAATATGAAACTTTAGCAGGACTCCTGACTTTCCATACCGGAAAAATTCCCGCTAAAGGAGACAAAGTTTTAATTGGTAATAAAGTCTATGAGATAATCAGAGTGACGCCGAGAGCTGTTAAAAAAGTAATCTTAAAAAAGAGCACTTAA
- the sppA gene encoding signal peptide peptidase SppA, with translation MYKFIRGSAISLILFALSSVSHAQLIDGLNLPFESVAITNSASSIALNPAGLGFNQGRNFNFAQSHLSDNFFSDTGVYFAFGNIGYSLEWLDAATSRRKHTFALALSNSPNSSIGFGYSRFGSDSTSYSALSLFTAGLNFRPTSWLSLAGVATDVRGSSVPVLIGSGVGILESRYRLGLGLRPLGEFLTLSADANISKFDSGNNTIFQFGLEYWSDKGFSINGMLDEDGGFEFGIEIGFPTIAVRNSNRYSESGAYLSSVSVLEMRNRRRATSLQQKGSFLQLKLSGTVPDEPTSSFFFRGARTTSEWVRLIDRARDDKQIGGIILHVGAFTGGMSTAAEIRNALLRFKSSGKKIIAYAEIMTVKGLYVASVAEKIYMNPSGYLFFAGLRAQVTHYKSMLEKIGIEAEFIRVGRYKSAVEPTTLDSMSSSRREELNAILDDFQENIYSVIADGRNLSREDISSAAEEGPYTTGEAVTAKLIDGTAYEDEIEDKVKELFRVKNFSKITGRTYEKQKLLVRRWNRKPIVAILHLSGVIGTGESRKSPLGGSKVLGAKSIARMIKSLRNNRNVKAIILRIDSGGGTTLGSDIIWREMHKTKGEKPLIVSFGDIAASGAYYLAMPADTILAEKMSLTGSIGIFMGKPSLKGLYKKLGISKEMIKRGKHSDIFSENKKWTDDERELLQRQLNELYDDFVNKVAEGRGLSKTEVDSAAMGRVWTGEDALELGLIDIIGGIRKAEDVALEMINSTREETKFVALSSFGGSGFRIGAAFSALSDRLVQDAIAPFGPLAEDFQEAIELLLLLQDDQRLSVTPYNLEIE, from the coding sequence TTGTATAAGTTTATAAGAGGCTCAGCGATTTCGTTGATTCTTTTTGCATTATCTTCCGTCAGCCACGCACAACTGATAGATGGGCTCAATCTGCCTTTTGAATCGGTGGCGATTACAAACAGCGCATCGTCAATCGCACTGAATCCGGCCGGATTAGGTTTTAATCAAGGTCGAAATTTTAATTTTGCGCAATCGCACCTGTCGGACAATTTCTTCAGCGACACGGGCGTTTATTTCGCATTTGGAAATATCGGATATTCCCTTGAGTGGTTGGATGCCGCAACATCCCGAAGAAAACACACTTTTGCGTTGGCGCTGAGCAATAGCCCGAACAGTTCAATCGGTTTTGGTTACTCTCGGTTCGGCTCAGACAGCACCAGCTATTCGGCATTGAGTCTGTTTACTGCGGGATTGAACTTCAGACCCACAAGCTGGCTTTCGCTGGCTGGAGTTGCAACTGACGTCAGAGGAAGCAGCGTTCCCGTATTAATCGGTTCGGGAGTAGGGATATTAGAAAGCAGATATCGTCTTGGTTTGGGACTGCGACCGTTGGGAGAATTTCTTACGCTCTCGGCCGACGCGAACATTAGCAAATTTGATTCGGGCAATAATACGATTTTTCAGTTCGGGTTAGAATACTGGTCCGATAAAGGATTCAGTATTAACGGTATGCTGGACGAAGACGGTGGATTTGAATTCGGCATAGAGATTGGATTTCCCACTATAGCTGTTCGCAACAGCAACCGCTATAGCGAAAGTGGCGCTTATCTTTCGTCTGTTTCTGTGCTTGAGATGAGAAATAGAAGAAGAGCTACTTCTCTGCAACAGAAGGGAAGTTTTTTACAGTTGAAACTTTCGGGAACTGTTCCCGATGAGCCGACCTCGAGTTTCTTTTTCAGGGGAGCGAGAACCACATCGGAATGGGTTCGTCTCATTGACAGAGCGCGTGATGATAAACAGATAGGCGGAATTATCCTGCATGTTGGCGCATTTACGGGGGGAATGTCAACCGCCGCAGAAATAAGAAACGCGCTTTTGCGGTTTAAAAGCAGTGGTAAAAAGATAATTGCATATGCGGAAATTATGACGGTGAAAGGGTTATATGTTGCCTCAGTTGCCGAAAAAATTTATATGAATCCGTCGGGATACCTTTTCTTTGCAGGGTTGAGAGCGCAAGTGACTCACTATAAAAGTATGTTGGAAAAAATCGGCATTGAAGCGGAATTCATCAGAGTGGGAAGATATAAAAGTGCGGTTGAGCCCACAACGCTTGATTCAATGTCTTCTTCGAGAAGGGAAGAGTTGAACGCAATTCTCGATGATTTTCAGGAGAACATTTATTCGGTTATAGCCGATGGAAGAAACCTTTCAAGGGAAGATATAAGTTCGGCGGCGGAAGAGGGTCCGTATACCACCGGCGAAGCAGTTACCGCAAAGCTTATAGACGGCACTGCTTATGAAGACGAGATAGAGGATAAAGTCAAAGAACTGTTCCGCGTTAAGAACTTTTCTAAAATAACCGGGCGAACTTACGAAAAACAAAAACTTCTTGTTCGCAGATGGAATAGGAAACCTATAGTAGCGATTCTGCATCTCAGCGGCGTAATCGGAACAGGAGAAAGCCGAAAGAGTCCATTGGGCGGATCAAAAGTGCTTGGAGCAAAATCAATAGCGCGGATGATTAAATCGCTAAGGAATAACCGAAATGTGAAAGCCATAATACTGCGAATCGACAGCGGCGGCGGCACTACGCTTGGCTCAGACATAATTTGGCGTGAGATGCATAAGACTAAAGGCGAGAAGCCGCTTATAGTCAGCTTCGGCGACATAGCGGCGTCGGGAGCGTATTATCTCGCCATGCCGGCGGATACGATTCTTGCTGAAAAAATGAGCCTTACCGGTTCTATCGGTATATTTATGGGTAAACCGAGCTTGAAAGGACTTTATAAAAAATTAGGCATCAGCAAAGAAATGATAAAACGCGGCAAACATTCGGACATTTTTTCTGAAAATAAGAAATGGACAGATGATGAAAGAGAACTTCTCCAAAGACAGCTGAATGAGCTTTATGATGATTTTGTGAACAAGGTTGCAGAGGGACGGGGGCTCAGCAAGACCGAGGTTGACAGTGCCGCTATGGGTCGGGTCTGGACAGGCGAAGACGCCCTCGAGCTGGGTTTAATTGATATAATCGGCGGTATCAGGAAAGCGGAAGACGTGGCTCTTGAGATGATTAATTCTACCAGAGAAGAGACTAAGTTTGTGGCGCTCTCTTCTTTTGGAGGCTCCGGATTTCGGATAGGAGCGGCATTCAGCGCGCTGTCCGACAGGTTGGTTCAAGACGCCATAGCGCCGTTTGGACCTTTAGCGGAAGATTTTCAGGAAGCAATAGAATTATTATTACTCTTGCAGGATGATCAACGTCTGTCAGTTACTCCGTACAATCTGGAAATTGAGTGA
- a CDS encoding LptF/LptG family permease, which translates to MIKKLDSYIFTKFITTLAMTSAAFLVIFFIVDLVENLRKILDSDAPASTAALFSLLNLPWLFNISLPIAVLLASVITFATLEKYNELVSIKSAGVSLYRLVVPMIILGIVISIFSFYFGEIVVIKSSRKRFDIARKYSLKGSKREALRKFNINFQEGKNRNLSIGVYKFKDMKGERINIQYFRNESLFQRLDAAEMIWDEEKSKWIFMNVILRRFEGEKEIILSSEMVDTIDIRVTPASLKEENRKPEEMSYWELGKFVKNLEANGIEARNWKINHIFKISLSFTNFVIILIGIPMAVGRVNSGIAFGVGMALLTSFLFYGLIKFGQTLAKQGILDPMVGVWLGNGIFLFLSIVLIIKSRK; encoded by the coding sequence ATGATTAAGAAACTGGACAGTTACATATTTACAAAATTCATAACTACGTTGGCTATGACCAGCGCGGCATTCCTCGTCATTTTCTTTATTGTGGATCTGGTTGAAAATCTGCGAAAAATCCTTGATTCAGACGCTCCGGCGAGTACCGCCGCTCTCTTCTCTCTGCTGAACCTTCCATGGCTGTTCAATATTTCGTTGCCTATTGCCGTATTATTGGCGTCGGTTATAACGTTCGCCACATTGGAGAAATACAACGAGCTCGTTTCAATCAAATCTGCCGGCGTGAGCCTCTATCGGCTTGTTGTTCCTATGATAATTTTAGGAATCGTGATCAGTATTTTTTCATTCTATTTCGGTGAAATTGTTGTTATAAAATCAAGCAGAAAACGATTTGACATCGCGAGAAAATATTCGCTTAAAGGGTCTAAACGAGAAGCTTTGAGGAAGTTTAATATAAATTTCCAGGAAGGAAAAAACAGAAACCTCTCAATCGGAGTATACAAATTCAAAGATATGAAAGGCGAGCGGATAAATATACAATATTTCAGAAACGAATCGCTTTTCCAACGGCTGGACGCAGCGGAAATGATATGGGATGAAGAAAAATCCAAATGGATTTTCATGAATGTAATTTTAAGAAGATTTGAGGGTGAAAAGGAAATTATCCTTTCGAGCGAGATGGTTGATACTATTGATATTCGCGTCACTCCAGCCAGTCTGAAAGAAGAAAACCGAAAACCCGAAGAAATGAGCTATTGGGAGCTTGGAAAATTCGTTAAGAATTTGGAAGCAAACGGAATTGAAGCCCGAAATTGGAAAATTAACCACATATTCAAGATTTCGTTGTCATTCACAAATTTTGTAATCATTCTGATCGGCATACCAATGGCTGTCGGCAGGGTAAACAGCGGTATAGCTTTCGGCGTCGGAATGGCTCTTCTTACCAGTTTCCTCTTTTACGGACTTATTAAATTCGGTCAGACTCTTGCCAAACAGGGAATTCTTGATCCGATGGTGGGGGTTTGGCTCGGCAATGGTATCTTTTTATTCCTATCAATTGTCTTGATAATAAAATCCAGGAAATAA
- a CDS encoding anhydro-N-acetylmuramic acid kinase, with protein sequence MIEQLNNLWERDKLTVAGLISGTSMDGVDVAITELSGSGTDTKWEIKYFNSYPFENDMREQIKNSIEGGAEAVCRLNFDLGKEFSDSLGKALTESGIPPKELDLIGSHGQTIYHADGHSSLQVGEAAVLAETFGVPVVADFRVRDIAAGGNGAPLVPYVDYILFGKDGGKLLLNLGGIANFTTIPSPCNSLDDINAWDTGPANMLMDLAAESISRGAQRLDGDGKYSAAGEVNSNWLSELMDHPYISKPPPKSTGREDFGEDYFNSLIVKFEIKSEASKLDFIATLTRFSAESIKFNFDEYASGENGITEVIASGGGTSNPVLMEHLGNLFSPMKVKMIDEYGIESDAKEAVAFAILANEFVAGADSNVPNVTGASRQVLLGKLTI encoded by the coding sequence ATGATAGAACAGCTTAACAATCTTTGGGAGCGCGATAAGTTAACCGTTGCCGGCTTGATTAGCGGAACATCAATGGACGGCGTGGATGTTGCTATTACCGAGCTATCGGGAAGCGGGACAGATACAAAATGGGAGATAAAGTATTTCAACAGCTATCCCTTCGAAAACGATATGCGTGAGCAAATTAAAAATTCGATCGAAGGAGGAGCCGAAGCTGTTTGCCGGCTGAACTTTGATCTTGGAAAAGAATTTTCTGACTCACTCGGGAAGGCGTTGACAGAATCGGGAATCCCGCCAAAGGAGCTGGACCTGATCGGCTCTCACGGTCAGACGATATATCACGCGGACGGACATTCGAGTCTTCAGGTAGGTGAAGCGGCGGTGTTAGCGGAAACCTTCGGAGTTCCGGTGGTAGCGGATTTCAGAGTCAGGGACATAGCGGCGGGTGGTAACGGAGCGCCGCTTGTTCCATACGTGGATTATATTCTTTTTGGGAAAGACGGAGGAAAGTTACTGCTGAATTTAGGAGGCATAGCCAATTTCACTACCATACCATCGCCATGCAATAGCCTTGATGATATTAACGCATGGGATACAGGACCGGCTAATATGCTTATGGATTTAGCGGCTGAATCCATATCGAGGGGCGCTCAACGGCTTGACGGGGACGGAAAATATTCTGCTGCCGGAGAGGTAAACAGCAATTGGCTTTCAGAGCTAATGGATCATCCCTATATAAGTAAGCCGCCTCCAAAATCCACAGGCAGAGAGGATTTCGGAGAGGATTATTTTAATTCGCTGATAGTAAAATTCGAAATCAAATCTGAAGCAAGCAAACTTGATTTTATAGCGACGCTGACCCGGTTCAGCGCTGAGTCCATAAAATTTAATTTCGATGAATATGCGAGCGGTGAAAATGGAATTACGGAAGTTATCGCAAGCGGCGGAGGAACATCCAACCCTGTTCTTATGGAACATTTGGGTAATCTATTTTCGCCTATGAAAGTAAAAATGATAGACGAATATGGTATTGAATCCGATGCGAAAGAGGCTGTTGCATTTGCCATTCTTGCGAACGAATTTGTTGCAGGAGCTGATTCAAACGTTCCCAATGTAACGGGTGCGTCAAGGCAGGTATTATTAGGAAAATTGACGATTTAA
- the murQ gene encoding N-acetylmuramic acid 6-phosphate etherase encodes MASLTTETRNQKSMNIDAMSVPEILDLINSEDKLIADTVAEEKDNIAKAVDLVVESLRSGGRLIYAGAGTSGRLGILDSTEIPPTFSAEPELVQGIIAGGMDALVRSIEGAEDYPEDGKTDIAAKNITEKDVVFGIATSGRTPYVLGALEKARELGAKTVFLTCNAVDPDDVAAEVIITLIVGAEVITGSTRMKAGTATKLVLNMVTTTSMIKLGKVYKNLMVDLKAVNNKLVDRACRILETITGLNYESAESLLREADMNLKTALVMQIASVDSSKASELLEEADGIIRNAVNLP; translated from the coding sequence ATGGCATCTTTGACGACAGAGACTCGCAATCAAAAAAGTATGAACATTGACGCTATGTCCGTGCCCGAAATATTAGACCTGATAAATTCAGAAGATAAACTCATCGCAGACACCGTAGCCGAAGAAAAAGATAATATCGCAAAGGCAGTGGATTTAGTCGTAGAATCTCTCCGCAGCGGAGGGCGGCTTATCTATGCGGGAGCGGGAACGAGCGGCAGACTCGGAATATTAGACTCAACGGAAATTCCTCCTACTTTTTCTGCCGAACCGGAATTGGTGCAGGGAATTATCGCAGGCGGGATGGATGCTCTTGTTCGTTCAATCGAGGGAGCGGAAGATTACCCCGAAGACGGGAAAACCGATATTGCGGCGAAAAACATCACTGAAAAAGATGTTGTATTCGGTATTGCCACAAGCGGAAGAACGCCTTATGTCCTTGGTGCGCTTGAAAAAGCGAGAGAATTAGGAGCGAAAACTGTGTTTCTTACCTGTAATGCTGTTGATCCCGACGATGTAGCGGCGGAGGTTATCATAACGCTCATTGTGGGAGCGGAGGTTATCACAGGCTCCACCCGTATGAAAGCGGGCACCGCCACCAAGCTGGTCTTGAATATGGTCACCACAACTTCGATGATAAAATTGGGTAAAGTATACAAAAACCTGATGGTGGACTTAAAGGCGGTGAACAACAAACTTGTTGACAGGGCGTGCAGAATACTTGAGACTATTACAGGTTTAAACTATGAGTCGGCGGAATCACTTCTGCGAGAAGCGGATATGAATTTGAAAACCGCGCTGGTAATGCAAATCGCTTCTGTTGATAGCTCAAAAGCGTCGGAGCTGCTTGAAGAGGCGGACGGAATAATAAGAAACGCTGTTAATCTTCCATGA
- a CDS encoding phosphomannomutase/phosphoglucomutase encodes MEINPFIFREYDIRGVVEKDFPDDVVEILGKGFGTYVQRKGVDKISLGGDVRLTTKQLKKAFAKGVISTGVNVVDIGIIPTPVSYFSIFRLNLKGAVQITGSHNPPEFNGFKMTLSTGAVYGEGIMAIKKIIDDDDFDSGEGTVEEADITEDYRRDIIGKIKLKKKIKIITDCGNGAGGLVAPEVLRAIGCEVDELFTEPDGTFPNHHPDPTIEKYITKLIETVKKGNYDFGVAFDGDMDRIGVVDNKGEIVWADYLMALFSEEILSKGNRTIIFDVKCSQALPERIEELGGTPLMYRTGHSLIKEKLRELDEGFAGEMSGHIFFGDEHYGYDDALYVTARLARFMSEREESLSEMMAKLPKYYSTPEMRLNTKDDKAKFEIAQKAVEYFTKNYECTTVDGVRIMFGDGWGLVRASNTQPVIVVRFEAKSQERLEEIKAEVIGKLQEFGEIELD; translated from the coding sequence ATGGAAATTAATCCTTTTATTTTCAGGGAGTACGATATAAGAGGCGTCGTGGAAAAGGATTTTCCCGACGACGTAGTTGAAATTCTTGGTAAGGGTTTCGGCACTTATGTCCAAAGAAAAGGGGTGGATAAAATCAGCCTTGGCGGAGATGTTCGCCTTACCACCAAACAACTGAAAAAAGCGTTCGCCAAAGGCGTTATTTCTACAGGTGTGAATGTGGTGGATATCGGAATAATTCCAACGCCTGTAAGTTATTTCAGTATATTTCGATTGAATCTCAAAGGCGCTGTTCAGATTACCGGCAGCCATAATCCGCCGGAATTCAACGGCTTTAAGATGACTCTTTCCACCGGCGCTGTTTATGGCGAAGGAATTATGGCAATAAAAAAAATTATTGATGATGATGATTTTGATTCGGGTGAGGGAACGGTGGAAGAGGCTGACATCACAGAGGATTACCGCAGAGATATTATAGGAAAAATCAAACTGAAAAAGAAAATAAAAATCATAACTGACTGCGGGAACGGCGCAGGCGGGCTTGTGGCGCCTGAAGTCCTGCGAGCAATCGGGTGCGAAGTGGACGAGCTGTTTACCGAGCCGGACGGAACTTTCCCAAACCATCATCCTGACCCTACGATAGAGAAATATATCACGAAGTTGATCGAGACGGTGAAAAAGGGGAACTACGATTTTGGTGTGGCATTTGACGGCGATATGGACAGGATAGGTGTGGTGGATAACAAAGGTGAGATAGTCTGGGCGGATTATCTGATGGCTCTTTTCTCCGAAGAAATTCTCTCGAAAGGAAACAGGACGATAATTTTTGATGTAAAATGCTCTCAAGCGCTTCCCGAGAGGATTGAGGAACTGGGCGGTACGCCGCTTATGTACAGGACCGGTCATTCTCTTATCAAGGAAAAATTGAGGGAGTTGGATGAGGGCTTTGCAGGCGAAATGAGCGGTCATATATTTTTCGGCGATGAGCATTACGGTTACGATGATGCGCTTTACGTGACTGCCAGGCTTGCTCGATTTATGTCCGAAAGGGAAGAATCGCTTTCAGAGATGATGGCAAAACTTCCAAAGTATTACTCAACTCCTGAAATGAGGTTGAACACTAAGGACGATAAGGCTAAGTTTGAGATTGCGCAAAAAGCGGTAGAATATTTCACAAAGAATTACGAATGTACGACGGTTGACGGCGTCAGGATAATGTTTGGAGACGGTTGGGGATTAGTACGGGCATCCAATACTCAGCCTGTAATAGTAGTTCGGTTCGAGGCGAAATCTCAGGAGCGTCTTGAGGAAATTAAAGCGGAAGTCATAGGAAAACTTCAGGAGTTCGGCGAAATTGAACTGGATTGA